A window from Schistosoma haematobium chromosome 3, whole genome shotgun sequence encodes these proteins:
- the RNASEH1 gene encoding Ribonuclease H1 (EggNog:ENOG410VC4Q~COG:G): MRPVKCLFTVFESVVASASSRVVIGSECKDLVKGYSGACFKKFTSYDEAIKFIEGGHEVGTVLSKKRRIGSMNDDLDGRDRLPSKLSPEEHYISSNHVPSTLTFYHDASCPRRVMVYTDGSCNGAHDDRRAGYGVYWGPNHPW; the protein is encoded by the exons ATGCGACCTGTAAAATGCCTTTTTACGGTGTTCGAGTCGGTCGTGGCATCGGCGTCTTCTCGAGTTG TAATTGGGTCTGAGTGCAAAGACCTTGTAAAGGGCTACTCTGGAGCTTGCTTTAAGAAATTTACTTCCTACGATGAAGCTATAAAGTTTATTG AAGGTGGACATGAGGTCGGAACCGTACTCTCGAAAAAGCGAAGGATTGGAAGCATGAATGACGACCTGGATGGTCGAG ATCGATTACCGAGCAAGCTATCTCCTGAAGAGCATTACATCAGTAGCAACCATGTTCCAAGCACTCTGACATTTTATCATG ATGCATCATGCCCGCGACGTGTGATGGTCTATACTGATGGTTCATGTAACGGTGCACATGATGATCGTCGTGCTGGTTATGGTGTTTACTGGGGGCCCAATCATCCATGGTAA